Proteins from one bacterium genomic window:
- a CDS encoding ComEA family DNA-binding protein, which yields MRKLLSIAWLLLVGLALPAGAESLLLESSIHVQVKGLVKRPGVYQLRLGARGADAIQAAGGLLPGAELSGLNLAAALKDGDALLVPKHGASAASNAPVAAKAPRTRRARAAAAGDASQVVNLNSATLAQLDALPGIGPAIAGDILAYRSKHGSFRSLDELREVPGIGERKLSRLRPFLRL from the coding sequence ATGCGCAAGCTCCTGTCGATCGCCTGGCTGCTCCTTGTCGGCCTTGCCCTGCCCGCCGGGGCGGAGTCCCTGCTGCTCGAAAGCAGTATCCACGTTCAGGTCAAGGGGCTGGTGAAGCGCCCAGGGGTCTACCAGCTTCGCCTGGGCGCGCGCGGCGCGGACGCCATCCAGGCGGCAGGCGGGCTCCTGCCCGGAGCCGAGCTTTCGGGCCTCAACTTGGCCGCAGCCCTCAAGGACGGCGATGCGCTCTTGGTGCCCAAGCATGGCGCAAGCGCTGCCTCGAATGCCCCAGTGGCGGCGAAGGCACCTCGGACACGCCGGGCGCGCGCAGCCGCAGCAGGTGACGCCTCGCAGGTCGTGAACCTCAACTCCGCCACCCTTGCGCAACTGGATGCGCTGCCGGGGATCGGCCCGGCCATCGCGGGCGACATCCTCGCCTACCGCAGCAAGCACGGTAGCTTTCGCAGCCTCGATGAATTGCGCGAGGTGCCGGGAATCGGCGAACGCAAGCTGAGTCGTCTGCGCCCCTTCTTGAGGCTGTGA
- a CDS encoding XdhC family protein: protein MSTSRETLEHLLPYLQGDQPVALVTIVGSSGSIPNAVGAKMVVDAAGNRLAGTIGGGEIEREGERLGAEAIAAGKSKMGSYHLTEKHAHGIGMMCGGTVHLFMEVYAPATRLVLVGAGHVNIEVARFARHLGIAVTVIDERPEWASVEHYPDTEIIPYRAAEGMKRREWKASDYLIIATADADTESLRTAIDLPCRYVGLVASKRKTVQILKNLEAEGLDLSGLKPRLRSPVGLDLGGKSPAEVALSIVAEIQADRNGRDARSLSFVERIVPREKSKETAEA from the coding sequence TTGAGCACCAGCCGGGAAACTCTCGAACACTTGCTTCCCTACCTGCAGGGCGACCAGCCGGTCGCGCTCGTGACCATCGTGGGGTCGAGCGGCTCGATCCCCAACGCGGTCGGGGCCAAGATGGTCGTCGACGCCGCTGGGAACCGGCTTGCCGGGACCATCGGCGGCGGCGAGATCGAACGGGAGGGCGAGCGCCTCGGGGCCGAGGCGATCGCCGCCGGCAAGAGCAAGATGGGCTCCTACCACCTCACGGAGAAGCACGCCCACGGGATCGGGATGATGTGCGGCGGGACGGTCCACCTCTTCATGGAGGTCTACGCCCCGGCCACGCGCCTGGTCCTGGTGGGGGCGGGTCACGTGAACATCGAGGTGGCGCGCTTCGCTCGCCATCTCGGCATCGCGGTGACGGTCATCGACGAGCGGCCTGAGTGGGCGAGCGTCGAGCACTACCCCGACACCGAGATCATCCCGTACCGCGCCGCCGAGGGGATGAAGCGTCGCGAATGGAAGGCGAGCGACTACCTCATCATCGCGACGGCCGACGCCGACACCGAGTCGCTGCGCACGGCCATCGACCTGCCCTGCCGGTACGTGGGGCTGGTCGCGAGCAAGCGCAAGACCGTCCAGATCCTCAAGAACCTGGAGGCCGAGGGCTTGGACCTGTCGGGGCTGAAGCCCAGGCTGCGATCGCCGGTGGGCCTCGATCTCGGCGGCAAATCGCCGGCCGAGGTCGCCCTCTCGATCGTGGCCGAGATCCAGGCCGATCGCAACGGGCGTGACGCGCGATCCCTCTCGTTCGTCGAGCGGATCGTCCCCAGGGAAAAATCCAAGGAAACGGCCGAGGCATGA
- a CDS encoding xanthine dehydrogenase family protein, with amino-acid sequence MLSNTMGPVGTSVRRNDAQGKVTGETQYGGDLAGPDALHVAVLRSEHAHAEILGIDTTAAEALPGVVAVYTAKDVPGTNTHGLITRDQELIASRFVRYTGDAVAVVVAETAKIAHRALKLIKVDFKPLPGVFSIDEALAEGAPKVHPGGNVMARQPIRRGDAKSAMASAHVTVEATYETQAVDHAFLDIEAGMAFMDGDVLTIHASGQWVHEEQRLLAIALGLPLEKVRCVQPATGGAFGGREDLGIQLYLALAALKTGRVVRQDYDRAESMTARHKRHPLRIHYKLGADKDGNLVAADVTVYTEKGAYASTGIAVMRKSASHATGPYRVPNINVDVIGVFTNHNPNGAMRGFGAAQMAVAYEGAIDLLADKLGMDRLEIRRKNLVRNGDMVTTTQIVPVATAVECMEEAQRRIGWENRNYETGKPHLKRGYGIATICFGLGYGGGFPDASRARVRFAEDGVLELYTGAVEVGQGLTTAMAQIAAQECGVPAESVRVIWADTARTPESGSSSATRQTYFTGSAVRLAGAELKQQLLDIAAAMTETHWDELTLSNGFVVGTHLEPGRISVADVVAEGRKRGYSLEASALFKPNTVREGDDGLSPLSFITYLFGSHACSVLVDIETGEVQVEKIVAVHDVGKAINPQLVTGQIEGGVTQGLGMALMEEVVRREGKILNPGFTDYILPTMVDVPVIEAVGLEHPDLGGPYGARGVGEPPLIGTPPAILAAIADAIGTQVTQLPATPERVWRAMQEKAKS; translated from the coding sequence ATGCTGAGTAACACCATGGGGCCGGTGGGCACCAGCGTCCGCCGCAACGACGCCCAGGGCAAGGTGACGGGTGAGACCCAGTACGGCGGGGACCTCGCGGGCCCCGACGCCCTGCACGTGGCGGTCCTGCGCAGCGAGCACGCTCACGCCGAGATCCTGGGCATCGATACGACTGCTGCCGAGGCCCTGCCCGGGGTGGTCGCGGTCTACACCGCCAAGGACGTGCCCGGCACCAACACCCACGGCCTGATCACCCGCGATCAGGAGCTGATCGCAAGCCGCTTCGTCCGCTACACCGGCGACGCGGTGGCCGTGGTGGTCGCCGAGACCGCCAAGATCGCTCACCGCGCTCTCAAGCTGATCAAGGTCGACTTCAAGCCCCTGCCCGGCGTCTTCTCGATCGACGAAGCGCTCGCCGAGGGCGCCCCCAAGGTCCACCCGGGTGGCAACGTGATGGCCCGCCAGCCCATCCGTCGCGGCGACGCCAAGTCGGCCATGGCGAGCGCTCATGTCACGGTTGAGGCCACCTACGAGACCCAGGCCGTCGATCACGCCTTCCTCGACATCGAGGCCGGCATGGCCTTCATGGACGGCGACGTCCTCACCATCCACGCCTCGGGTCAGTGGGTCCACGAGGAGCAGCGCCTGCTTGCGATCGCCCTCGGCCTGCCCCTCGAGAAGGTTCGCTGCGTGCAGCCTGCGACCGGCGGCGCCTTCGGCGGTCGCGAGGACCTGGGCATCCAGCTCTACCTGGCGCTCGCCGCCCTCAAGACCGGCCGCGTGGTGCGCCAGGATTACGACCGTGCCGAGTCCATGACCGCACGCCACAAGCGCCATCCCCTGCGCATCCACTACAAGCTGGGCGCGGACAAGGACGGTAACCTGGTCGCGGCCGACGTCACGGTCTATACCGAGAAGGGCGCTTACGCCTCGACCGGCATCGCCGTCATGCGTAAGTCCGCAAGCCACGCGACCGGCCCCTATCGCGTGCCCAACATCAACGTGGACGTGATCGGCGTCTTCACCAACCACAACCCCAACGGCGCCATGCGCGGCTTTGGCGCGGCCCAGATGGCCGTCGCCTACGAGGGGGCCATCGACCTCTTGGCTGACAAGCTCGGCATGGACCGCCTCGAGATCCGCCGCAAGAACCTCGTCCGCAACGGCGACATGGTCACGACCACCCAGATCGTGCCGGTGGCGACCGCCGTCGAGTGCATGGAGGAGGCCCAGCGCCGTATCGGCTGGGAGAACCGCAACTACGAGACCGGCAAGCCGCACCTCAAGCGCGGCTACGGCATCGCGACCATCTGCTTCGGTCTTGGCTACGGCGGCGGCTTCCCTGACGCCTCGCGCGCCAGGGTGCGCTTCGCCGAGGACGGCGTCCTCGAGCTCTACACCGGCGCGGTCGAGGTGGGCCAGGGCCTGACCACGGCCATGGCGCAGATCGCAGCCCAGGAGTGCGGCGTGCCGGCCGAGTCGGTCCGGGTCATCTGGGCGGACACCGCGCGGACTCCCGAGTCGGGCTCGAGCTCGGCGACCCGCCAGACCTACTTCACCGGCTCGGCGGTGCGCCTGGCCGGCGCCGAACTCAAGCAGCAGCTTCTGGACATCGCAGCCGCGATGACGGAAACCCACTGGGACGAGCTGACCCTCAGTAATGGCTTCGTGGTCGGCACGCACCTCGAACCGGGCCGTATCTCGGTGGCCGACGTGGTGGCCGAGGGCCGCAAGCGCGGATACTCCCTGGAGGCGTCGGCGCTCTTCAAGCCGAACACGGTGCGTGAGGGCGACGACGGCCTTTCGCCCCTCTCGTTCATCACCTACCTGTTCGGTAGCCACGCCTGCTCGGTCTTGGTGGACATCGAGACGGGCGAGGTCCAGGTCGAGAAGATCGTGGCCGTCCACGACGTGGGCAAGGCCATCAACCCGCAGCTCGTGACGGGCCAGATCGAGGGCGGCGTCACCCAGGGGCTCGGCATGGCCCTGATGGAAGAGGTCGTGCGCCGCGAGGGCAAGATCCTCAACCCGGGCTTCACCGACTACATCCTGCCCACCATGGTGGACGTGCCCGTGATCGAGGCGGTGGGGCTCGAACACCCCGACCTGGGCGGCCCCTACGGGGCGCGTGGCGTCGGCGAGCCTCCGCTCATCGGGACGCCGCCCGCGATCCTCGCAGCGATCGCGGATGCCATCGGCACCCAGGTGACGCAGCTGCCCGCGACCCCCGAGCGCGTCTGGCGTGCTATGCAGGAGAAGGCGAAGTCTTGA
- a CDS encoding 5'-deoxyadenosine deaminase → MQRSTTLFKNARLVTMNARREILRGDLLVENGRIAAIGPELVASPDAQVIDCQGLTLIPGLIQTHIHLCQTLFRGLADDLLLLDWLKDRIWPYEGGHDPDSLETSAYLGIAELLRGGTTTIVDMETVHHTERAIRAIEKSGIRAHVGKVMMDVGGGVPASLMEDTQESLDESIRLLEKWHGADEGRIRYAFAPRFAVSCTEELLRKVGDAARHYNVLVHTHASENEDEIALVMRERGMRNVAYFEHLGLAGPNLLLAHCIWLDEAEKEILARTGTKVLHCPSSNLKLGSGIAQIPDLLSRDIHVSIGADGAPCNNNLDGFQEMRLAALIQKPIHGPTSMPAPQVFELSTLAGARAIGQEHELGSLEVGKRADVVAVDLSGAHIAPSVDENIYSQLVYAARTSDVRMTMVDGRMVFRDSKLLTFDEAEVLAEVPNALARVLSRVGASTVGAR, encoded by the coding sequence ATGCAACGCTCGACCACCCTCTTCAAGAACGCGCGCCTCGTCACCATGAACGCGCGACGCGAGATCCTCCGCGGCGACCTGCTCGTCGAGAACGGCCGCATCGCGGCCATCGGCCCCGAGCTTGTAGCTTCGCCCGATGCCCAGGTGATCGATTGCCAGGGCCTCACCCTGATCCCGGGGCTCATCCAGACCCACATCCACCTCTGCCAGACCCTCTTCCGCGGCCTGGCAGACGACCTCTTGCTGCTCGATTGGCTCAAGGACCGGATCTGGCCCTACGAGGGCGGTCACGACCCCGACTCGCTGGAGACCTCCGCTTACCTCGGCATCGCCGAGCTGCTGCGGGGCGGCACCACGACCATCGTGGACATGGAGACCGTCCACCACACCGAGCGCGCCATCCGCGCCATCGAGAAGTCGGGGATCCGCGCCCACGTGGGCAAGGTCATGATGGACGTGGGCGGCGGGGTGCCCGCGAGCTTGATGGAGGACACCCAGGAGTCGCTCGACGAGAGCATCCGCCTGCTCGAAAAGTGGCACGGCGCCGACGAAGGGCGCATCCGCTACGCCTTCGCCCCGCGCTTCGCCGTCTCCTGCACCGAGGAGCTGCTGCGGAAGGTGGGGGACGCGGCCCGCCACTACAACGTGCTGGTGCACACCCACGCCTCGGAGAACGAGGACGAGATCGCGCTGGTCATGCGCGAGCGCGGCATGCGCAACGTGGCCTACTTCGAACACCTGGGCCTCGCCGGCCCCAACCTGCTCTTGGCCCACTGCATCTGGCTGGACGAGGCCGAGAAGGAGATCCTGGCGCGCACTGGCACCAAGGTCCTGCACTGCCCCTCTTCGAACTTGAAGCTGGGCTCGGGCATCGCCCAGATCCCCGATCTGCTCTCGCGCGACATCCACGTTTCGATCGGCGCGGACGGCGCCCCCTGCAACAACAACCTGGACGGCTTCCAGGAGATGCGCCTTGCGGCCCTCATCCAGAAGCCGATCCACGGCCCGACCAGCATGCCGGCGCCCCAAGTCTTCGAGCTCTCCACCCTCGCTGGGGCCCGGGCCATCGGCCAGGAGCACGAGCTGGGCAGCCTCGAAGTGGGCAAGCGCGCGGACGTGGTCGCCGTAGACCTCAGCGGAGCGCACATCGCGCCGAGCGTCGATGAGAACATCTACTCTCAGCTGGTCTACGCGGCCCGCACCTCGGACGTGCGCATGACCATGGTCGACGGTCGGATGGTCTTCCGCGACTCGAAGCTGCTCACCTTCGACGAGGCCGAGGTCCTCGCCGAGGTCCCGAACGCCCTGGCTCGCGTCCTGAGCAGGGTCGGCGCCAGCACGGTCGGCGCCCGCTAG
- a CDS encoding DNA internalization-related competence protein ComEC/Rec2, which produces MPTALLALASWCLGILLPLETPWPLLGLAGFGLWRFAGKHLRPLLGHGLLALSLLVLSASWAQVRTPREGPDDAARLAPMRWLIVTGRVRTDPIATPSGVRFELDAERMTSPYPFRLGGRVQVRLAGSKRPRLGERIRLEGGLYRPEPPMNPGEGSYREAMARRGLFAVLSARRWSRLEAAPWSLTGMAIALKDSLLFALSQHLPQKEAALLGSLLLGAGASPVDSDLSERFRDVGLAHVLAVSGAQVLIVLGALKWLCSTLRLPRHFTVLFAGSGILVYGLMTGMPPSITRAVIMAMANLLAWGTMRRSQRLWPLTLAVWGMLLHTPSLLLDLGFLFSALATYALLDTAPLIHAALSRWPKPIADALAPSIAALVWVTPLQLAVFGQASAWALGANLAAMGFIWALTNTGAVLVPVAAIAHGLGLGGPWLQPPFEVLRLLLRAFQACIEGIHVLPGASLYLIPLGWLGGSAMYLLLIWAVQGAKRGRLKHGLVAGGLAIALVLWQGLPRAGELMITILSVGQGDAIAFRTPRGRWFLVDAGPTWEGGDAGSRTIVPFLRRQGVTRLAGLVVTHPHADHMGGVKTILSAMPCEEVLENGQASEEGGHHQLLATLLAHRVSWRSAEGGQTLCLEPGVFLDVLSPGRPLLAGTRSDHNNNSVVLRLRHGAFKMLLAGDIEHEAEERLLREQRPWLSATLLKVAHHGSRYGSSAAFLEAVAPEASLISVGARNTFRHPAAETLSRLQKHGPVYRTDWDGAITVRTDGRRYTIETMQAPTMRKDRSLTAPVPG; this is translated from the coding sequence GTGCCGACGGCCCTCTTGGCGCTAGCGAGCTGGTGCCTGGGGATCCTCTTGCCACTGGAGACACCATGGCCCCTGCTCGGCCTCGCAGGGTTCGGGCTGTGGCGATTCGCAGGCAAGCACCTGAGGCCCTTGCTTGGGCATGGGCTGCTCGCCTTGAGCCTGCTTGTCCTCTCTGCAAGCTGGGCGCAGGTTCGCACCCCGCGCGAGGGGCCGGATGATGCCGCAAGGCTTGCGCCCATGCGCTGGCTGATCGTGACCGGCCGCGTCCGGACGGATCCCATCGCCACGCCGAGCGGCGTTCGCTTTGAGCTCGACGCCGAGCGCATGACGTCTCCTTACCCTTTTCGGCTTGGCGGCCGGGTGCAGGTCAGGCTCGCGGGCAGCAAGCGGCCTCGACTCGGCGAGCGCATCCGGCTCGAAGGCGGGCTCTACCGGCCCGAACCGCCCATGAACCCGGGGGAAGGATCCTACCGCGAGGCCATGGCGCGGCGCGGCCTGTTCGCAGTCCTGAGCGCGCGGCGCTGGTCCCGGCTCGAGGCGGCCCCTTGGAGCCTCACCGGCATGGCGATCGCCCTCAAGGACAGCCTTCTCTTCGCCCTCTCTCAGCACTTGCCCCAAAAGGAGGCAGCCCTGCTCGGGAGCCTCCTGCTCGGCGCTGGCGCCTCGCCGGTCGATTCCGATCTGTCCGAGCGCTTCCGGGACGTGGGGCTCGCCCATGTCCTCGCGGTCTCGGGCGCGCAGGTGCTGATCGTGCTGGGTGCTCTCAAGTGGCTCTGCAGCACCCTGCGCCTGCCGCGGCATTTCACGGTCCTGTTCGCGGGCAGCGGCATCCTCGTCTACGGCCTGATGACCGGGATGCCGCCCTCGATCACGCGCGCGGTCATCATGGCGATGGCAAACCTGCTCGCCTGGGGCACCATGCGGCGCAGCCAACGGCTCTGGCCGCTCACCCTCGCCGTCTGGGGCATGCTCTTGCACACCCCGAGCCTCCTGCTCGACCTCGGTTTCCTGTTCAGCGCTCTGGCCACCTACGCCCTGCTCGACACCGCGCCGCTCATCCATGCCGCTCTCTCGCGCTGGCCCAAGCCGATCGCAGACGCCCTCGCCCCCTCGATCGCGGCGCTGGTATGGGTCACGCCCCTGCAGCTGGCGGTTTTCGGGCAGGCTTCGGCCTGGGCACTTGGCGCCAACCTCGCGGCCATGGGCTTCATCTGGGCCTTGACCAACACAGGCGCCGTCCTGGTACCGGTGGCGGCGATCGCGCATGGGCTCGGCCTTGGCGGCCCCTGGCTCCAGCCCCCCTTCGAGGTGCTGCGGCTCCTCTTGCGCGCCTTCCAGGCCTGCATCGAGGGAATCCACGTCCTGCCTGGCGCGAGCCTCTACCTGATCCCGCTCGGATGGCTCGGCGGCAGCGCTATGTACCTCTTGCTCATCTGGGCTGTCCAGGGCGCGAAGCGAGGGCGCCTCAAGCACGGCTTGGTCGCAGGCGGACTAGCGATCGCGCTGGTGCTCTGGCAGGGTTTGCCCCGCGCAGGCGAGCTGATGATCACCATTCTGAGCGTGGGACAGGGCGACGCCATTGCCTTCCGGACGCCGCGCGGGCGATGGTTTCTTGTGGATGCGGGCCCCACCTGGGAGGGCGGGGATGCCGGCAGCCGGACCATCGTGCCGTTCTTGCGCCGCCAGGGGGTCACACGCCTGGCGGGTCTCGTCGTTACCCATCCCCATGCCGACCACATGGGTGGCGTCAAGACGATCCTTTCGGCCATGCCCTGCGAAGAGGTCTTGGAGAACGGCCAAGCAAGCGAGGAGGGTGGCCACCACCAGCTGCTCGCGACCTTGCTCGCACACCGGGTGTCTTGGCGCTCGGCCGAAGGCGGCCAGACGCTCTGTCTCGAACCGGGCGTCTTCCTGGACGTGCTCTCGCCCGGCAGGCCCCTGCTTGCGGGCACCCGCTCCGACCACAACAACAACTCGGTGGTCCTGCGGCTCAGGCATGGCGCCTTCAAGATGCTCTTGGCGGGAGACATCGAGCACGAGGCCGAAGAGCGCCTGCTGCGCGAGCAACGCCCCTGGCTCTCAGCGACCCTACTCAAGGTGGCGCACCATGGCTCCCGGTACGGGTCGAGCGCGGCCTTTCTCGAAGCGGTGGCCCCCGAGGCGAGCCTCATCTCGGTGGGGGCGCGCAACACCTTCCGGCACCCGGCCGCCGAGACCCTCTCGCGCTTACAAAAGCACGGCCCCGTCTACCGGACCGACTGGGATGGCGCGATCACCGTGCGCACCGATGGTCGGCGCTACACCATCGAGACCATGCAGGCGCCCACCATGCGCAAGGACCGGAGCCTGACGGCCCCGGTCCCCGGTTGA
- a CDS encoding DMT family transporter, producing the protein MNAQALSIVALVAVTLLWGQSYTANQIALRQLQPAEVMVLRFAIASLCLTPFLFTARRHFRSLTPRIFGLSLLTGLSGLAGFNLCLTYGQSLGTPAGLAGVLVSTSPIFTAILARLVYGEHIPARRVVGLVVAFAGVALVVASKGAVGGASLLGPLLLLGAPFFMALGGILSKIVNRAVPPLFSLAIGLWAVTIGLLPLLPATRLPGVLGTLSPSTWGAILFIAVACTALAYALWYWGFTKMPAAKAGAFAYLTPLFGLGAAFVVLGERPTPLQAAGIALVIAGLASDLVPWRAKAIAPALDTTGHS; encoded by the coding sequence GTGAACGCTCAAGCGCTTTCCATCGTCGCGCTGGTCGCCGTGACCCTGCTCTGGGGCCAGAGCTACACCGCGAACCAGATCGCCCTAAGACAGCTCCAGCCCGCCGAGGTCATGGTGCTGCGCTTCGCGATCGCAAGCCTCTGCCTCACCCCCTTCCTCTTCACCGCCCGACGCCACTTCCGAAGCCTCACCCCGCGCATTTTCGGGCTCTCGCTCCTGACGGGCCTCTCGGGGCTCGCGGGCTTCAATCTCTGCCTGACCTACGGCCAGAGCCTGGGCACCCCGGCGGGCCTCGCCGGCGTCCTGGTGTCGACCAGCCCGATCTTCACCGCCATCCTGGCGCGCCTGGTGTACGGCGAGCACATCCCTGCCCGCCGGGTCGTCGGCCTGGTGGTCGCGTTCGCGGGGGTCGCCCTCGTCGTTGCGAGCAAAGGAGCCGTGGGCGGCGCCTCGCTCTTGGGGCCTCTGCTCCTGCTCGGCGCTCCCTTCTTCATGGCCCTGGGCGGGATCCTCAGCAAGATCGTCAACCGGGCCGTGCCACCCCTCTTCTCGCTCGCCATCGGCCTGTGGGCGGTCACGATCGGCCTCTTGCCGCTGCTGCCCGCAACCCGGCTACCCGGGGTGCTCGGCACCCTCTCGCCCTCTACCTGGGGGGCGATCCTCTTCATCGCCGTGGCCTGCACCGCGCTGGCCTACGCCCTCTGGTACTGGGGCTTCACCAAGATGCCCGCAGCCAAGGCAGGCGCTTTCGCCTACCTCACCCCCCTCTTCGGCCTGGGGGCCGCCTTCGTCGTCCTCGGCGAGCGGCCCACCCCGCTGCAGGCCGCAGGGATCGCCCTCGTGATCGCGGGGCTCGCCTCCGATCTCGTGCCCTGGCGCGCCAAGGCGATCGCGCCCGCTCTCGACACCACCGGCCACTCTTAG
- a CDS encoding MerR family transcriptional regulator yields MTYTVKAVAELSGVSTRALHHYDEIGLLKPASVSPAGYRHYGDDELERLQQILFFRELGFSLQEIKQIIDRPDFDRKQALLTHKQLLIEKQRRLHALIQSVDESIGALESGKQMKNDAMFEAFNDSKLVEYREEAKARWGQSNAWKESEERSAKYTKGDWLDIKTELQAISENLASLMDRDPADPIVQEGVGRWWQMINERFYSLTPEIFRGLGDMYVADPRFTETYDKVKPGLAAFMQRAMHVYADAQEAKRS; encoded by the coding sequence ATGACCTACACCGTCAAAGCCGTCGCCGAGTTGTCAGGGGTCAGCACCCGCGCCCTGCACCACTACGACGAAATCGGCCTACTCAAACCGGCGTCGGTGAGCCCCGCGGGCTACCGGCACTACGGGGATGACGAACTCGAACGCTTGCAGCAGATCCTGTTCTTCCGCGAACTGGGGTTCAGCCTGCAAGAGATCAAGCAAATCATCGATCGTCCGGACTTTGACCGGAAGCAGGCCCTGCTCACGCACAAGCAACTGCTGATTGAGAAACAGCGCCGCCTCCATGCCCTCATCCAGTCGGTCGACGAGTCGATCGGCGCACTCGAAAGTGGGAAGCAAATGAAGAACGACGCGATGTTCGAGGCCTTCAACGACTCCAAGCTCGTCGAATACCGCGAAGAGGCCAAGGCCCGCTGGGGCCAGTCGAACGCCTGGAAGGAAAGCGAGGAGCGCAGCGCCAAGTACACCAAGGGCGACTGGCTCGACATCAAGACCGAGTTGCAAGCGATATCGGAGAACCTCGCCTCGCTCATGGACCGCGACCCCGCGGATCCGATCGTCCAAGAAGGCGTGGGGCGCTGGTGGCAGATGATCAACGAGCGCTTCTACAGCCTGACCCCTGAGATCTTCCGCGGCCTCGGCGACATGTACGTCGCGGATCCTCGCTTCACCGAGACCTACGACAAGGTGAAGCCCGGCCTGGCAGCGTTCATGCAGCGAGCGATGCACGTCTACGCCGACGCGCAAGAAGCCAAGCGCTCGTAA
- a CDS encoding acyl-CoA dehydrogenase yields the protein MLNSPYSATNLYGLTDEQLQLQEMVREFAKREVAPIAAEIDETERFAKETFDKLGKLGLMGVPVPEEYGGAGADTLSYVLAVEELAKVCGSTGLSYAAHISLGSMPLVYFGTEKQKQDWLPFVTSGEFMGSWALTEPQAGSDSARQQTTAVRDGDHFVLNGAKNFITNATHAKYVIVMAMTDKSKGNKGISSFIVPTDTPGFAIDKHERKMGMRGSPTTALSFQNCRIPAELMISEEGTGFKQAMKTLDGGRISIAALALGIATGAYEAALAYAKERVAFGQPIGKFQMVQAMLADAATELHAARMMVYHAARLKDAGLPHTLEGAQAKLYTSEVSNRVTNNAVQILGGYGYTKDFPVERMMRDSKLCEIGEGTSQIQRIVIARNIGL from the coding sequence ATGCTCAACAGCCCCTACTCGGCCACCAACCTGTACGGGCTCACCGACGAGCAACTGCAGCTCCAGGAGATGGTCCGCGAGTTCGCCAAGCGCGAAGTCGCCCCCATCGCCGCCGAGATCGACGAGACCGAGCGCTTCGCGAAGGAAACCTTCGACAAGCTCGGCAAGCTCGGCCTGATGGGCGTGCCCGTTCCCGAGGAGTACGGCGGCGCCGGTGCCGACACCCTGAGCTACGTGCTGGCCGTCGAAGAGCTCGCCAAGGTTTGCGGCTCGACCGGTCTCTCCTACGCCGCTCACATCAGCCTGGGCTCCATGCCCCTCGTCTACTTCGGCACCGAGAAGCAGAAGCAGGACTGGCTGCCCTTCGTGACCTCGGGCGAGTTCATGGGCTCGTGGGCTCTGACCGAGCCGCAGGCCGGCTCCGACTCGGCCCGCCAGCAGACCACCGCGGTCCGCGACGGCGACCACTTCGTCCTCAACGGCGCCAAGAACTTCATCACCAACGCCACCCACGCCAAGTACGTCATCGTCATGGCGATGACCGACAAGTCCAAGGGCAACAAGGGCATCTCGAGCTTCATCGTGCCCACCGACACCCCTGGCTTCGCCATCGACAAGCACGAGCGCAAGATGGGCATGCGTGGGTCGCCCACCACGGCCCTCTCGTTCCAGAACTGCCGCATCCCCGCCGAGCTGATGATCAGCGAGGAAGGCACCGGCTTCAAGCAGGCCATGAAGACCCTCGACGGCGGCCGCATCTCGATCGCCGCTCTGGCCCTGGGCATCGCGACCGGCGCCTACGAGGCCGCCCTCGCCTACGCCAAGGAGCGCGTGGCCTTCGGTCAGCCCATCGGCAAGTTCCAGATGGTCCAGGCCATGCTCGCCGACGCCGCCACCGAGCTGCACGCGGCCCGCATGATGGTCTACCACGCCGCGCGCCTCAAGGATGCCGGCCTGCCCCACACCCTCGAGGGCGCCCAGGCCAAGCTGTACACCTCGGAGGTCTCGAACCGCGTCACCAACAACGCGGTGCAGATCCTCGGCGGCTACGGCTACACCAAGGACTTCCCCGTCGAGCGCATGATGCGCGACTCCAAGCTTTGCGAAATCGGCGAGGGCACCAGCCAGATCCAGCGGATCGTCATCGCCCGCAACATCGGGCTCTAA
- a CDS encoding nucleotidyltransferase family protein — MIAPERVAAVVTAAGFSSRMGSPKALLDWHGKLLLQHQMDALAEIGQVVVVLGHEAERIHSHLRAGANCRVVLNPDYPEGRASSLRRGFEAIAASPEAVLVIGVDQPFAPETLTSLLAQMTAETTIVLPTSAGRRGHPVLFAGALLNELRGITEEGEGLRAVVRRHPVREVPVNDPFWDLNRPEDYARALQA; from the coding sequence ATGATCGCCCCTGAGCGCGTCGCGGCCGTCGTGACCGCGGCGGGCTTCTCGTCGCGGATGGGAAGCCCCAAGGCGCTGCTCGACTGGCATGGCAAGCTATTGTTGCAGCATCAGATGGATGCCCTGGCCGAAATCGGTCAGGTCGTCGTGGTCCTGGGCCATGAGGCCGAGCGCATTCATTCGCATCTGCGAGCCGGAGCTAACTGTCGGGTGGTGCTCAACCCGGACTATCCCGAGGGGCGGGCTTCTTCCCTGCGACGGGGATTCGAGGCGATCGCTGCCTCGCCCGAGGCCGTGCTCGTGATTGGTGTGGACCAGCCCTTCGCGCCCGAAACCCTCACGTCGCTCTTGGCGCAAATGACCGCCGAGACGACGATCGTTCTTCCGACCTCTGCCGGTCGCCGCGGGCACCCGGTCCTTTTTGCCGGGGCGTTGCTCAACGAGTTGCGAGGGATCACCGAAGAAGGCGAAGGCCTGCGCGCCGTTGTGCGGCGCCACCCGGTGCGCGAGGTGCCGGTGAACGATCCGTTCTGGGACCTGAACCGTCCCGAGGACTACGCTCGAGCCCTTCAAGCTTGA